A section of the Humulus lupulus chromosome 2, drHumLupu1.1, whole genome shotgun sequence genome encodes:
- the LOC133815952 gene encoding protein argonaute 11-like has product MPRSFRDFILKDHGIIAVPDVTYHRLTLKDQFMVLTTYGGTSRPTHYHVLFDENKFNADALQVCKVHQISLHRYALCCTILSAMAKTLLGYLREPRQQEILQVVGYYFLSCL; this is encoded by the exons ATGCCTCGTTCTTTCAGAGACTTTATTCTCAAAGACCACGGTATCATTGCTGTCCCTGATGTCACCTACCATCGTCTCACTCTCAAAGACCAATTCATGGTTCTCACCACTTATGGG GGAACCAGCCGCCCCACACATTACCATGTCTTGTTTGATGAGAACAAGTTCAATGCTGATGCCTTGCAA GTATGCAAGGTGCACCAGATCAGTCTCCATCGATATGCGTTGTGTTGCACTATCCTGAGTGCTATG GCTAAAACTTTACTTGGATATTTAAGAGAAccaaggcaacaagaaattcttcaagttgttgggtattattttctttcttgttTGTAA